The Budorcas taxicolor isolate Tak-1 chromosome 2, Takin1.1, whole genome shotgun sequence genome window below encodes:
- the CHTF18 gene encoding chromosome transmission fidelity protein 18 homolog has product MEDYELELYGVEDDFDNQFAAELEVLAELEGTAALSPSRDPRPTVGRPRLTFEEAIAGGDAAIHCSPGGPPRNSKGSVRKRHLAPDIQGDRSLPPTPHIKRSRLQAVRRLNFRSEEMEEMTPPDSPTMDITPPPSPEIPDELWGEGPLDSGAEASLTQASLATRNPVLRRPPVLEDYVNVTSTDGDRAFLVLRADPVGTGVQSPFRDTRWRGRGQLDLLGMPFASLKEKVDSERRQRLLEEAQRLSDTLCSLRSQEMEEETQPSGAPEEEPADSPDASQHCLWVDEFAPQRYTELLSDDFTNRCLLKWLKLWDLVVFGREKPVRKPRPSAEPTRGGKEATTSSKWKSHEQVLEEMLEAELDPSGRPRQKVALLCGPPGLGKTTLAHVIARHAGYCVVEMNASDDRSPEAFRTRIEAATQMESVLGAGGRPNCLVIDEIDGAPTAAINVLLSVLDRKGPQQAGPGGPSTPTGGGRWRRAEAGLLMRPIICICNDPFAPSLRQLKQQALLLHFPPTLPSRLTQRLQEISLRRGMQADPGALAALCEKTDNDIRACINALQFLHRRGQRELSVQAVQSTRIGLKDQRRGLFSVWQEVFQLPRAQRRRVGQDSTLPTHMLLLGDRLSGSGPLAAEAPLTTAAQRFYHILHVAASAGEHEKVVQGLFDNFLRLRLRDSSLGAVCTALDWLAFDDLLGRAALHGQSFQLMRYLPFLLPAFHLLFASSHMPRITFPSSQQEAQNRMNQTQNLIQTLVSGITPATRSRAAPQALILDILCLLLDILAPKLRPVSTQLYSAREKQQLASLVGTMLAYSLTYRQDRTPDGQYVYRLEPNVEEVCRFPELPARKPLTYQAKQLIAREVEVEKMRRVEASARARDSPQVDGGPGGPPGGSGEKELQPPVLCNHKQRLECILKRAALEEQPERDFFGRVVVKRAAAPSAGHEDPENDTAERRVGTAVGRSDVWFRFKEGVSNAVRRSLYIRDLL; this is encoded by the exons ATGGAGGACTACGAGCTGGAGCTGTACGGCGTCGAGGACGATTTCGACAACCAATTCGCGGCCGAGCTCGAGGTGCTGGCCGAGCTGGAAG GGACAGCCGCCCTGTCGCCTTCCAGGGACCCTCGGCCCACTGTGGGCCGGCCCCGCCTGACGTTCGAGGAAGCAATTGCTGGAGGGGACGCTGCCATTCACTGCTCTCCAGGCGGACCTCCAAGGAACAGCAAGGGCAGTGTCAGGAAGAGGCATCTGGCTCCTGACATCCAGGGCGACAGATCCCTGCCCCCTA CTCCCCACATCAAACGGTCCAGACTGCAGGCTGTCAGGAGACTGAACTTTAGGTCGgaagagatggaagagatgaCGCCACCTGACTCCCCGACAATGGACATCACTCCCCCACCAAGTCCTGAGATACCTGATGAGCTGTGGGGCGAGGG GCCCTTAGACTCCGGGGCTGAGGCGAGTCTCACTCAGGCCTCGCTAGCCACCCGCAATCCTGTTTTGCGGCGGCCCCCAGTCTTGGAAGACTACGTCAATGTGACCTCCACGGATGGCGACCGGGCCTTTCTGGTGCTTCGGGCTGACCCAGTGGGCACTGGGGTGCAG AGCCCTTTCCGTGACACCAGGTGGCGTGGCCGTGGCCAGCTGGACCTGCTGGGCATGCCCTTTGCCTCCCTGAAGGAGAAGGTCGACAGCGAG CGGCGGCAGCGACTGCTGGAAGAAGCCCAGCGGCTCTCAGACACGCTGTGCAG TCTCAGGTcacaggagatggaggaggagacCCAGCCCTCAGGGGCACCTGAGGAGGAGCCAGCTGACAGCCCAGATGCCTCCCAGCATTGCCTCTGGGTGGATGAGTTTGCACCGCAGCGCTATACGGAGCTGCTCAGTGATGAC TTCACTAACCGCTGCCTCCTCAAGTGGCTGAAGCTGTGGGACCTAGTGGTGTTTGGCCGAGAGAAGCCTGTCCGGAAGCCTAGGCCCAGTGCAGAACCGACCCGTGGTGGCAAGGAGGCCACAACTTCCAGCAAGTGGAAAAGCCACGAACAAGTGCTCGAGGAGATGCTGGAGGCTGAGCTGGACCCAAGTGGGCGGCCCCGGCAGAAG GTGGCACTGCTGTGTGGGCCCCCAGGGCTGGGCAAGACCACCCTGGCCCATGTGATTGCGCGGCACGCTGGGTACTGCGTGGTGGAGATGAATGCGAG TGATGACCGCAGCCCTGAAGCCTTCCGCACGCGCATCGAGGCGGCCACGCAGATGGAGTCTGTCCTGGGTGCTGGTGGGAGACCCAACTGCCTGGTCATCGACGAGATCGATGGGGCCCCCACG GCCGCCATTAACGTTCTCCTGAGTGTCTTAGATCGCAAGGGCCCACAGCAGGCAGGGCCAGGGGGCCCATCTACGCCCACAGGCGGGGGGCGGTGGCGCCGGGCAGAGGCGGGGCTCCTGATGAGGCCTATTATCTGCATCTGCAACGACCC GTTCGCGCCCTCTCTCCGGCAGCTGAAGCAGCAGGCCCTCCTGCTACATTTCCCGCCCACGCTGCCCTCCAGGCTCACGCAGCGGCTCCAGGAG ATCTCCCTGCGGCGGGGCATGCAGGCTGACCCCGGTGCGCTGGCGGCCCTCTGCGAGAAAACGGATAACGACATCCGCGCCTGCATCAATGCCCTGCAG TTCCTGCACAGGCGGGGCCAGCGGGAACTGAGCGTTCAGGCCGTTCAGAGCACGCGCATTGGCCTGAAGGATCAGCGGAGGGGGCTCTTTTCTGTGTGGCAGGAGGTCTTCCAGCTGCCCCGGGCCCAGAG GCGCCGCGTGGGTCAGGACTCAACCCTCCCCACTCACATGCTCCTGCTCGGGGACCGGCTCTCAGGCTCCGGGCCCCTTGCTGCCGAGGCGCCCCTAACTACAGCCGCGCAGCGTTTCTACCACATCTTGCACGTGGCCGCCTCTGCAGGCGAGCATGAGAAGGTGGTCCAG GGCCTGTTCGACAATTTCCTGCGGCTGAGGCTGCGGGACTCCAGCCTGGGCGCCGTGTGCACTGCCCTCGACTGGCTGGCCTTTGACGACCTGCTGGGCCGGGCCGCCCTCCACGGCCAGAGCTTCCAGCTGATGCGCTACCTGCCCTTCCTGCTCCCGGCCTTCCATCTGCTCTTCGCTTCCAGCCACATGCCGCGGATCACCTTCCCCAGTAGCCAGCAGGAG GCCCAGAATCGCATGAACCAGACACAGAACCTGATCCAGACGCTGGTGTCAGGCATCACGCCAGCCACCCGCAGCCGGGCTGCGCCTCAGGCACTCATCCTAGACATCCTCTGTCTGCTCCTGGACATCCTTGCGCCCAAGCTGCGCCCA GTGAGCACACAGCTGTACAGTGCCCGAGAGAAGCAGCAGCTGGCCAGTCTGGTAGGCACAATGCTCGCATACAGCCTCACCTACCGCCAGGACCGCACACCTGACGGGCAGTACGTCTACAGGCTAGAGCC GAATGTGGAGGAGGTTTGCCGCTTTCCTGAGCTGCCTGCCCGCAAGCCCCTCACCTACCAAGCCAAGCAGCTCATTGCCCGCGAGGTGGAAGTGGAGAAGATGCGGCGGGTGGAGGCCTCGGCTCGAGCCAGAGACAGCCCCCAG GTGGATGGGGGTCCCGGGGGTCCCCCGGGGGGCTCGGGGGAGAAGGAGCTGCAGCCACCTGTCCTGTGCAACCACAAGCAGCGGCTGGAGTGTATCCTGAAGAGAGCCGCCCTGGAGGAACAG CCCGAGAGGGACTTCTTCGGTCGCGTGGTTGTCAAGAGAGCAGCAGCCCCGAGTGcag GGCACGAGGACCCTGAGAATGACACAGCCGAGCGGCGCGTGGGCACTGCAGTGGGCAGGAGCGACGTGTGGTTCCGCTTCAAGGAGGGCGTCTCCAATGCCGTGCGGCGCAGCCTGTACATCAGGGACCTGCTCTAG
- the RPUSD1 gene encoding RNA pseudouridylate synthase domain-containing protein 1, with amino-acid sequence MEPGSMENLCVLYRSRDFLVVNKHWDVRIDSKAWRETLTLQKQLRHRFPELADPDTYYGFRFCHQLDFSTSGALCVALNKAAAGSAYRCFKDRRVTKAYLALVRGHVQESRMTISYAIGKNSTEGRTHTMCIEGTQGCENPKPSLTELVVLEHGLYAGDPVSKVLLQPLTGRTHQLRVHCSARGHPIVGDLTYGQALGQEDQPFRMMLHAFYLRIPTSAECVEACTPDPFVPSLDACWSPHTLLQPLDELVQVLRAAPDPDPSEGGPGPCSPCTPLPGPGRPPPPPETEVQRASSLQWLSEWTLEPDN; translated from the exons ATGGAGCCAGGCAGCATGGAGAACCTGTGTGTCCTGTACCGGAGCCGTGACTTCCTGGTGGTGAACAAGCACTGGGACGTACGCATCGACAGCAAAGCCTGGCGGGAGACGCTGACCCTCCAGAAGCAGCTGCGGCACCGCTTCCCGGAGCTGGCTGACCCCGACACCTACTATGGGTTCAG GTTCTGCCACCAACTGGACTTCTCCACCAGCGGGGCACTCTGTGTGGCTCTGAATAAGGCGGCCGCAGGCAGTGCATACAGGTGCTTCAAGGACCGGCGAGTCACCAAGGCTTATCTGGCTCTG GTGCGGGGGCATGTCCAGGAGAGCCGGATGACCATCAGCTACGCCATCGGCAAGAACAGCACAGAAGGCCGAACCCACACCATGTGCATTGAAGGCACACAGG GTTGTGAGAACCCAAAACCAAGCCTCACAGAGCTGGTGGTCCTGGAACACGGGCTGTATGCAGGTGACCCAGTCTCCAAAGTACTGCTGCAGCCCCTCACAG GCCGGACGCACCAGCTGCGCGTGCACTGCAGTGCCCGTGGCCACCCCATCGTGGGGGACCTGACCTACGGCCAGGCCTTGGGCCAGGAGGACCAGCCATTCCGTATGATGCTGCACGCCTTCTACCTGCGCATCCCCACAAGCGCCGAGTGCGTGGAGGCCTGCACGCCCGACCCCTTCGTGCCCTCCCTCGACGCCTGCTGGAGCCCTCATACCCTGCTGCAGCCACTGGACGAGCTCGTCCAGGTCCTGCGGGCCGCCCCAGACCCTGACCCCTCAGAAGGAGGCCCCGGGCCCTGCAGCCCCTGCACGCCCCTACCTGGGCCAGGccggcccccaccaccccccgaGACAGAGGTGCAGCGGGCCTCCTCCCTGCAGTGGCTGTCGGAGTGGACGCTGGAGCCAGACAACTGA